The segment GTAATATTACAATAACTAACTATGTCCATAAGTTCCGGAGGAAATAAATGGCTAAGTCACAGAGAAAATACGGCCTTTTCATTAACGGCAAAGAAGTCGATTCGGTGAGCGGTAAGACATTTATCAGAGAAAATCCAGCCACTGAAGAACCGCTTGCCGAGATCGCCGAGGCACAGAAGGAAGATGTTGAGAAAGCTGTAAAGGCCGCAAAACATGCCTTTGAGAAATGGTCTCATGTACCTCCGAGGGAGCGCGCAAAGTTTATTTCTCGCCTAGCAGAAGCGCTAGATAAGCATAAGGACCAAATAGCAATGACAAATACCCTCGAGACGGGGAAGCCCATTCGGGAAAGCCGTATTGTAGAGGTTGCAAATTCCGTTAGAACGCTTGAGTATTATGCTGGAGCCGCCAGCAAACTGAACGGTGAAAGCATGGTGGTTTCAGATGATCAACTTACCATCACACTTAAGGAACCCGTAGGAGTTGCCGCTCACATTATTCCCTGGAATTTCCCTCTTCTCCTCTCATTCTGGAAAATAGGAGCCGCGCTTGCCGCTGGATGCACGATCGTTTTGAAGCCAGCAACCGATACCTCGTGTGGCATCATGGAATTCGCCCGGATAACAGCGGAAGTGGGATTACCGGAGGGCGTTTTCAATGTAATACCTGGAAAGGGAAGTGTAGCGGGTCAGGCATTGATTGAGCATCCGGATATAAGTAAGATCGCCTTTACGGGCTCTACTGAAGTAGGCAAAGGCGTAATGCATACCGCCTCTCAGCGTATAAAAAGGGTTTCACTCGAACTGGGGGGCAAGGCTCCCTGCATAGTTTTCAATGATGCAGAAATAGAAGAAGCAGTTGAAGCAAATCTTAGGGGTGGTTTCTTCAACCAGGGCGAGAATTGCACGGCTGTTACCAGGCTCCTCCTTCATGAAGACATCTATGACAATTTTCTCTCGCAGTACATTGAAAGAGTAAAGAAGATTCGCATGGGGGATCCCACAGAAGAGGAAACTGAAATGGGCTCTCTGGTTTCCAGAGCACAATTCGAGTCAGTGAAATCATACTTTGAAAAGGGGGTTGAAGAGGGAGCGAAGGTTCTTGTCGGAGGAGGTCGTCCAAAGCGATTTTCAAAAGGTTACTTCTTCGAACCGACAGTTCTGGCAGATGTGAAACCCTCAGCTACAGTTGCGTGCGATGAGATTTTCGGACCAATAGTCGCCGTTATGCCATTTAAGACCGAAGAAGAGGCAATAGAAATAGCAAACGACACAATTTACGGGCTTGCAGGAGGAATCTGGACTCAGAACTTAAAACGAGCGTTGAGGATGGCAAGGGCTGTTAAAGCAGGCTATCTTTGGGTCAATACCTATGGAGGAATTATCCCTGAGACACCATATGGGGGATTCAAACAGAGCGGTATTGGGAAAGAGCTGGGAACTGAGGGTCTCGATATGTACCTTGAGACAAAAGCCGTAAACATATTCATCGGAGATAAGATGCCGAGATGGTATAGGGGTTGATCAATTATTCACCTTTATAAATCAGTACGGGCACTTCGACAGGCTCAGCGTGAACGGCTGTTGCTAGCCATTCACGGATAGGGGGGTTTTCCAACCCCGCATGAACACCCAGCCTGTCCTCAGTCTCAGAAATAAAAATTTATTTATCATCACCCCTCTCGTATTCACCCCAAAATGAATTGAGGGAGGTGGCAATGTTAGAAGGCGGAAACTTCTGTGATATCTTTATGATTGTTTTACCAATCAACCATTAAACTAATGAGACACTATTTTAAAGATAAACGTAAAATCTTTTACATAATC is part of the Thermodesulfobacteriota bacterium genome and harbors:
- a CDS encoding aldehyde dehydrogenase family protein; the encoded protein is MAKSQRKYGLFINGKEVDSVSGKTFIRENPATEEPLAEIAEAQKEDVEKAVKAAKHAFEKWSHVPPRERAKFISRLAEALDKHKDQIAMTNTLETGKPIRESRIVEVANSVRTLEYYAGAASKLNGESMVVSDDQLTITLKEPVGVAAHIIPWNFPLLLSFWKIGAALAAGCTIVLKPATDTSCGIMEFARITAEVGLPEGVFNVIPGKGSVAGQALIEHPDISKIAFTGSTEVGKGVMHTASQRIKRVSLELGGKAPCIVFNDAEIEEAVEANLRGGFFNQGENCTAVTRLLLHEDIYDNFLSQYIERVKKIRMGDPTEEETEMGSLVSRAQFESVKSYFEKGVEEGAKVLVGGGRPKRFSKGYFFEPTVLADVKPSATVACDEIFGPIVAVMPFKTEEEAIEIANDTIYGLAGGIWTQNLKRALRMARAVKAGYLWVNTYGGIIPETPYGGFKQSGIGKELGTEGLDMYLETKAVNIFIGDKMPRWYRG